The DNA window ACCGTCCCGGTCAGAGACGAAACAGCATCGCTGGTCGCCTTGATGTTGGTTTCATCGGTGATATCAAACACCCGGACGGAATCGAGCCAGATTTCACCGTTTGTCGGATGAGAATAAAGTTTGAAGTTCTGCCCGTCCGCGCCGGCAGCCGTCAATCCGGTTTCCCAGGTGATGGTTTGCCAGTCAGTGGTCAGCGTGACCGTTTTATCCTCATACGTACTGTCCGTCTGGCCGATTTTGTTCTGGCGACGGATCAGCAGACTCATCGCGCCGGAAACACCTTTGGCCTTCACCACCACCCGATACTTGCGCTGGCCATTCAGCGGCACCGGCTTGTTGTTGTTGGAGAAAATGCCTGGGCTGGTAGTGGTCGTCCGGTTCAGCCGGACCCCCGCTTTCCCGTCCCCGAAATCGCCAAAGGTCACACCGGCGGGATACTGAATATCCCAGGCCGTGCTGCCCTGCAGAAAATCAAAGTTCGGGATCAGGTTGTCGCCGGCGTTGCGGGTGGCCGTCAGCACATTCGCCAGATTTGTCAGTTGCTGGCTCTGTGTGGTCAGTTTCCCTTCTGCCTCTGTCACCCGGTTATCGACCGAAGTCAGTGCCGTTGCATCGGCCTTCTTCGACACATTGCTGTTGGTCGTGTTCAGGCTGTTCTGCAGGTTCGTCAGCTGCTGGCTTTGTGAGGTGATGGCCCCTTCCGCTGTGCTGACCCGGCTCGTCAGTCCGGTAACGGCGCCGGCGGTGGCATCGATGTCCACCCGGTCGGTAACGTCAGTGACGTAAAAATCATCGAAGTAGCGGCTGCCGCTAATCAGATAGTTACTCAGCGTCACCGGCAGGCTGGCTGTCTCCGTCGCTTTCCAGCGACCGGAAATCAGGGTCCAGTTTGTCCCCACCGTACCGCTGTTGTATGGACGCTCAAAAACCGGCTGGCCGGCAGAGTTGCCGATCCGCAGCTTGTTGTTCCCCGCGCCATTATCCGTCGTCGCTCCGGGTTCCTTGACCCACACCCCGATTTCATAGGTTCGCCCCTGAACAAACGGGATGTATTGCCCCGGAGTCACATTCCCCGGATCAACCTTCAGCGCCCGCGTCCCGCTGTGAGGAACGGAAACCTCCACCACACTGGTCGCGGTTGACCGCCCGGTGTAGCCATCCAGCCCACGTTCAAACGAGGGATTCACGACCAGGTTACCCGGTATCTGACCGCTGGCATCGATATCTGCCGCAACCTGCGAGAGACTGTTCGACAGATTCGTCAGCGAATTGCTCTGGCTCTCCAGCGTTTTACCCTGCTGCGTCACTTTCGTGTCGAGCGTGGCCAGCGCAGTCGCATCGGCTTTCTGCGCCAGCGCTTTATCGGTATTCGCCAGATTTCCGGTCAGTTTCGTGATGGCGCTGTTCGCAGCAGTCAGATCGTTGCCCAGCTGTGTGACGGTATTGGTCAAATCCTGCACCGCTGTCGCATCAGCCTTTTTGGCCACTGCGGCATTGGTGGTTGCCAGCCCGTTTTCCAGCTGGGTTGTCCGGTTGCCGGTCGAGGTCAGCAGATTACCCTGTTGCGTCACGGTGGTGGTCAGAGAGTCAACCGCCGCCGCTGTGGCATCCGCAGTATCCTGAACCTTTTGCGCCGCTGTCACATTTCGCATATGCCAGTCCGTAACGAACCATACGGTGCCATACGGGCTGTTCTGCGAGATCTGCAGGAACGGGCGGATATAACCCCTGTCCACCATCGCCTGCGTGACCTTGAAGCGCCAGGTGGTTCTCTGCCAGGTCGCGGAGGGGGATTTCCCGCCCCCCGCCATGAGTGGCGCACCGGTGCTCGTATCTGGCCGAACGGCGGTGCCAACATACAGATTAAAATTCGCCGTGCCGGCGCCGCAGGCAACCAGTGCGCTGATCTCAATCACATCGTTAAGCGTGGCCGGGAACGCGGCAAAGTTAGGATGGTGATCCCGGCTGGCAATTCGGGCCGCATAACCATACGGGCAGCCCGGCGGGACCTCCTCAGCCGTCGTGGCTACCACGCTGAACCCCATCTGGTCATACGCCGGGTCAAACGTCGGGTTGGGAATTAAATCCCCGCCTGATGCGTTTCCGGCCCGTACAGCGGATTTCAGCGAGGTAATGTTGGCGTTAGCAGCCGTCAGCCCGGATTCCGTCTTCTCCACTCGTCCGGTTAGCGAGTTCATCGCCGTCTGATCCGCTTTGCTGGCCACGTTCGCGTCTGTCTGCGTCAGCGCATTCCGGAGCTGGGTGATGTTCTGCGAATTGCTGACCACATCGTTGCCAATCTGGCTGACATTCGAGCTGAGCACGCCGGCTGCGTTTGCCAGCGCGGAAACCCCGAGACCGGAGTACATCTCAGCAACCTGGTCTGACAGCTTCAGGCCCAGGTTGATATACGCCTGGCCGGTCCACTGAGTCACCAGAAACTCAACGGTGTTCCAGCCGGCTTTCAGTTCAAAACTGACAGTATTCCAGCTGGCATTACCCCAGGCGACCTGAACCCCATTCACAAATATGGCGCCGGTATCATCAAAAACCCTGGCGCCGGGCGCCAGTGTGATGGTGGTATCTGCGGCCACTTTCACCTGGCAGGAATACAGCGCGATCAGATAGCTGCCGGCGGACGTAAAGTCCAGTTTGGCCGCGTCGGCCACCTCATCCACTACCGTTGGTGCCACAGCGCGAACATCGCTGAATGACGGGACTGTCCCGGCGTTAGCCAGTTGCACCGGATAGATCCGACGGGACCAGCGATTCGGCTGGCCATTGACCAGTTGATTCGACAGGCTGGTGATGCTGTCAGTATTGCTGCGAATATCCTGCCCGTTTTGCTCTACCTGCTGCGTTAAGGCAGTGACCGCAGCCGCTTCGGCTTTCTTCGCCAGCGCGGCATTTGTCGTGCCCAAATCGCTCGTCAGTTTCGTGATGGACTGACCCTGGCTGGTTATCCTGTCGCCCTGCTGGGTAACAACAGACTGCAGCCCGCTCAGTGCCTCATTCGTACCAGCCAGGCCCGTTTCCGTCTGGCCAACCCGGTTAGTGAGCGATGTTAACGCGGCGCCCTGCGATGTCAGCGTGGTGCCCTGTTGCTCAACTTTCTGCGTCAGGGACGTCAGCGCGGCCGCATCGGCTTTTTTCCCGAGGCTGGTTTCCAGGCCACCGATACGGCTCGCCTGCGCGCTCTGCTCTGTCGTCAGAGAACTCAGTTCACCAGAAACAGCAGCTTTGTTGTCGTTAAACTGCGTCTGCAGGGACTCTCTGGCCTTAACTTCCGCCGAGATGGCGGTAACGCGCGCGGTTTTTTCCTGGTACAGCAGCCCGGAGGTGACTTTCTCCAGATCGCTCCCATCATAGGAGCCACGCATCTGCGCCGCCAGCGTGCTGCGTGCCTGCGCTTCGGCGGTCAGCGCGTTACTCAGCGTACTCCGCACATCCTGCAGAGCCGCCGTACTGGCGCCGGGTGCTGGCCGGCCAACGGCGATCCAGTCGAATTCGATAAAGTTGCTGGCATCCTGCTGGTTCGTCAGGTCCAGGCGAATACGATCAATGTTCCCTGTCCACGGAATATCACGCACCGTCAGGGTTGCCACCCCATCGACATATTCCGGCTCAGCAACAATGTATCGCTTCGTGTTATTGAAGTTTTCGCCGGCAGACACCCAGCGGATCTCACCCGCCCAGACTGGTTTGCCGGTTTTACGAAAGCGCAGCATGATGAAACGGTACGCCGCACCATCGACAGCCAGCCCGCCAGGAGAGGTAATGTACGGATCGGTGGCGCTGTCCGCCGGGCGTAACCAGCCATCCTGTGACACACCCGGTACGCCGGCGCTGCCGGTCCAGCCCTCGGTCGTCTGATTGTTGAAATGCCAGATAACCTGCGAATCGAACTGGATATTAGCGCCGGCAGCGAGGCTGGACATTTCCCGCGCCAGATTTTCATCGGCGGTCTTCATCACCTGAGTCAGGCTCTCGATACTCGCCTCAATCCCCTGCGTTGCCGCCAGCAGTTCATCAGCGGCCTGTGACGCCTTCGCGTTAACATCGGCGATACGATCCGCGGTCTCCTGCTTCACCGCATTGGTCAGCGTGGTGTTGACCTGAGACAGCGACTGCTTCAGGCCATTTTCGGCAGTCTTTATCTGCGCATTCAATGCGGCATCGCCGTCGGTCAGCGTTTTGTTGACCCTGGCAATCTCCAGGTCGATGGTGGCGTTGATTTCCGCAGCCGTATCAGTGACTGACTGTCTGACCTGGGTGATGCTGTCGGTCAACGACTTGTTCACAGTTGCGATCTGCTTGTTCGCATCTGCGACGGCGGATTTTGCCTCCTGAACACCTTTGTTTGCCTGAGCCAGACCAGAATCGAGAGCCTCATTGACCGAGGTGATCTCATCCGTGATGGTTTTATTCACGGCGGAGATCTTCCCGTCAACATCAGCCGTGATGCTTTTCGCCGATGCATCAATATCCTGGCTGACCTGCTTCGCCTGGTCTTCGGCTTCCTTACGCAGAGCCTCAGCGGTCTGCTCCAGTTCCTGCTGCGTATTGCGGATACCTTCCTGTGTTTCGCTAATGGTGCGCTGTGTTTCCTCCCAGGCAGCCGTATCCTTGATCGCGTCGGTCAGGTTTTCGTAGTAGTCATCAAAGTTATCGCTGGCCATCCCCTGGACCCAGCCGGTCCACGGGCTTTCATTGCCAAGACGATCCACAAGGCGCGCCCGATACCAGAATTCTGCGCCCATACTGAGGCCCATCTGCTGATAGCTTTTCCCCGGATAGGCCACGTCTGATAACGGCATCGGCGCACTGCCGTCCTGATTTTTGCTGTACTGCAGTTCCGTGCGCAGCGTATCCCCGGAGCCGGTCGGGAACTCCCAGCTAACCTGGACCCCATGAACCAGCGAACGGGTTGCCAGCGCCAGCGGTGCCAGCGGCTCGCCGACCTTGCCGGTCAGGATTTTCTCTTCGGAATACGCCCAGCCGCTCGAGATCTCCGCCGCATTGATCGCACGGACGCGAACCAGGTAACGACCGGCATAAATGCCGCTGACCTCAAACGAGGTGGTCGAGCTGCGCGGCACATTAATCCAGTTCCCGTCGTTACGGCGCCACTGCGCCTCGTAGGCAATAGCGCCGCTGACCGCTGACCAGTTAACCTGCATCGTTTCGACGCTGATCCCCTGATTCACGACCGAGCGGGATGTGATGACAATATCGTCAGGAGGTGACTGGTTGCCCGCCGGCAATACGCTAACCGGGCGCTGATCGATAATCGCGCCGGTATCGATGCGGGCGAATTTATCCGGGTCATGTGACACGCCGGTGATCGTGAGGGTGGCATCGCCGTTCTCTTTTACCCCTGTGACCCGGTACTGCTGCAGAAAGAGGTCATTAGATTCTACGGCCCAGACGCATTCCCGTTCTGGCGTCTCACTGTACGCCGTTGTGACCGTAATCTGCCGGCGTCCGTTAACGGCCTGGATGGTCCGGCTCTGTGAGATCCCGGATGGCAGGTTTAGCTGGAGGCGGTCGCCAGGTTTGGCATCCACATCACGATCCAGCGTAATCACCCGGCCATTCACCGCGCTGATCCGCCCGCCGTTGACCCGTCCGGCCAGCAACTCATCCGCCAGGGCAATGATATAACCGGGTTGAGGAATGCGACCGTCCAGCCCCACATCAAACTCAACGACCCGGTCTTTGTTGTTGGTCAGTATGCCCCACAGCCCCTTACGGTGGGCTTCGCTCTGGCGCGTACAGCCAATCGCGGTCATTTCGAGCTGGTTAAAACTGTAGCGGGAAACCAGTTCCGGGATAAACGCCGGCTCCATTGCATCAGCATAAGCATTATCCGGATCAGACCAGGAAACTAGGGCGTTGGTGTACCGAACCTGGCTGCTGCTGCTCGAATAACGGGGTTTGCCGACAATATTGGCGCGCGTATAGGTAAAATCGACATCACGCGGCATATCAGCCTGCACAACAATCTGCTCACCGTTCCAGCAGGTCATGCCCCGGAAAATGGCGGCAAAGTCTCGCAGCACGGTGTAAGCATCGTTGCGTTCCTGGACGTAGACGTTACAGGTATAGCGCGGCTCCATGCCGTCACCACCGCGCCCGTCAGGAACCAGCTGATCGCAGTACTGTGCAATCTGGTACAGCGTCCATTTCGAAATATTGGCGCTGCTCAGACGATTACCGAGACCAAAACGGTCAGCTGTAACAATGTCGTAATAGATCCAGGCCGGGTTATCCGTCCAGGCCCATTTAAACCCGCCGGTCCAGACGCCGGTATATTCGCGGGTTTCCGGATTGTAGTTATCCGGCACACGAATCACGCGCCCACGCGGCTCACAGGAAATTTGCGGAATGGAGCCATTAAACTGGCTGGAGTCGAACTCGATATAAAGCAGCGCGGTGTTGGGATAACGCAGCTTCGCGTCGATCACTTCGGTATAGCTCTGCAGCGTCATCACGTCGCCAACTTTGACACTGTTTGCATCCGGAGAGATTTTACGCAGGCGTAGCGTCCAGGTACTGCCGGCATGGGGCAGATCAATACGATGGCTCCGCTCATAACCGGAGGTGGTTTTACCCGTGACAGCGGTTTCCAGCACCGTCTGCCAGGCGCCGCCGTCGGTCTGCAGGTCAATCGCATACTTGACGGTATTGCCCACCACGTCGCCGTCATCTTCCTGTTTCATCAGGGACGGCCATTTCAGGCGGACACGAACGGCAGAAAGCTGGGTATTAGTAAAGGTATGGGTCCAGGCTGTCTTGCTGGAAACTTCCGTTCCTACACTGATTTCATTTTCAGTACCGGGAATACCCTGAATATAAGTCTGAGCCTGCGTGCCGGGGCGAAATTCCCAGGACACGCCACTGAAGTTTTGCGAACCATCAGCATTTTCAAGCGGGGTGCCATCAAGATAAATATCTTTCCCGGTTAAACCACCTGCAAATTCACCCTCACCTAATGCGAGCAGAATTTTGGCTTTTGCAACGGACTGTAAATCATCCGGCTGTTCCGTCGGTGTACGCTGCTTTGAGCCGCCACCCTTGCGCCCTTTAATTATGTTATTTGCCATATTACGCCCATAAAAAAAGCCACCGCAAGGTGGCCTGAATTGGATGGTTTACTGAATAAAACTTATTGCTGGTCTTCTACGTAAATACCGGCAGATATAATGGCGCCGCCAATTCGGCGTCTGCCATAAAGCAAAGGGACTGGGTATCCCTGAGAGGCAGTGTTCGTCACTCCCCCAAAGGCGTAGGACGCTTTATTGTCAGCGGATTCTTTTCGTGCCAGGCCAGCTGGCTGTGGGGAAAGCATCTGAACGACGCCACCGAGCATCATAGCACCGCCCATCATTGCCATCTTAGAACCAACAGCCCAACCTACACCGGTCCACCCAGAAACATATCCAACGATAACCCCAACTGCAACCAAAGCCGCGCCCATAATTGTTTGTAAAACACCTGCTTTTTTACTACCAATGACAACCGGAATTATGCGTAAAACCTCTCCTGTAAGAGGAAATGATAAATCACGTTCACCAATATTTTTTTTGCCCTTAAATACTGCAAACGTTATCCCTTTTTCCTTGCTTTTATTAAGAAATTTTTCAAAACCCTCTAAGGTACAACATAAGGCTCTAACAGCTTCAGATGAGTTTGAAACAAGTCTTTGATGATACTTCCCAAAAGTTTTACCCAAAATTCCGCCTAATTCTATTTTTGTCATTACCTCTTTCATGCTCACCCCAATAAAAAACCCACCGAGGTGGGTTTGTTTCGTTATTTAAATTCACATGCAACTTTTCGCAGCTTTTCCCCAAGGGTCATTCCAACCTTTGGATATAGCATAAACATGAACGTTGCTTCCACCTTCTTTGGAAGGTTCTATTTTTGCTATGGATACAGTTCCTAATAAATCATCCGACGCGACAATTTTATACCCTGTCTCAGTAGGGATAACTGAGCTTGATG is part of the Klebsiella quasipneumoniae subsp. quasipneumoniae genome and encodes:
- a CDS encoding DUF1983 domain-containing protein, encoding MANNIIKGRKGGGSKQRTPTEQPDDLQSVAKAKILLALGEGEFAGGLTGKDIYLDGTPLENADGSQNFSGVSWEFRPGTQAQTYIQGIPGTENEISVGTEVSSKTAWTHTFTNTQLSAVRVRLKWPSLMKQEDDGDVVGNTVKYAIDLQTDGGAWQTVLETAVTGKTTSGYERSHRIDLPHAGSTWTLRLRKISPDANSVKVGDVMTLQSYTEVIDAKLRYPNTALLYIEFDSSQFNGSIPQISCEPRGRVIRVPDNYNPETREYTGVWTGGFKWAWTDNPAWIYYDIVTADRFGLGNRLSSANISKWTLYQIAQYCDQLVPDGRGGDGMEPRYTCNVYVQERNDAYTVLRDFAAIFRGMTCWNGEQIVVQADMPRDVDFTYTRANIVGKPRYSSSSSQVRYTNALVSWSDPDNAYADAMEPAFIPELVSRYSFNQLEMTAIGCTRQSEAHRKGLWGILTNNKDRVVEFDVGLDGRIPQPGYIIALADELLAGRVNGGRISAVNGRVITLDRDVDAKPGDRLQLNLPSGISQSRTIQAVNGRRQITVTTAYSETPERECVWAVESNDLFLQQYRVTGVKENGDATLTITGVSHDPDKFARIDTGAIIDQRPVSVLPAGNQSPPDDIVITSRSVVNQGISVETMQVNWSAVSGAIAYEAQWRRNDGNWINVPRSSTTSFEVSGIYAGRYLVRVRAINAAEISSGWAYSEEKILTGKVGEPLAPLALATRSLVHGVQVSWEFPTGSGDTLRTELQYSKNQDGSAPMPLSDVAYPGKSYQQMGLSMGAEFWYRARLVDRLGNESPWTGWVQGMASDNFDDYYENLTDAIKDTAAWEETQRTISETQEGIRNTQQELEQTAEALRKEAEDQAKQVSQDIDASAKSITADVDGKISAVNKTITDEITSVNEALDSGLAQANKGVQEAKSAVADANKQIATVNKSLTDSITQVRQSVTDTAAEINATIDLEIARVNKTLTDGDAALNAQIKTAENGLKQSLSQVNTTLTNAVKQETADRIADVNAKASQAADELLAATQGIEASIESLTQVMKTADENLAREMSSLAAGANIQFDSQVIWHFNNQTTEGWTGSAGVPGVSQDGWLRPADSATDPYITSPGGLAVDGAAYRFIMLRFRKTGKPVWAGEIRWVSAGENFNNTKRYIVAEPEYVDGVATLTVRDIPWTGNIDRIRLDLTNQQDASNFIEFDWIAVGRPAPGASTAALQDVRSTLSNALTAEAQARSTLAAQMRGSYDGSDLEKVTSGLLYQEKTARVTAISAEVKARESLQTQFNDNKAAVSGELSSLTTEQSAQASRIGGLETSLGKKADAAALTSLTQKVEQQGTTLTSQGAALTSLTNRVGQTETGLAGTNEALSGLQSVVTQQGDRITSQGQSITKLTSDLGTTNAALAKKAEAAAVTALTQQVEQNGQDIRSNTDSITSLSNQLVNGQPNRWSRRIYPVQLANAGTVPSFSDVRAVAPTVVDEVADAAKLDFTSAGSYLIALYSCQVKVAADTTITLAPGARVFDDTGAIFVNGVQVAWGNASWNTVSFELKAGWNTVEFLVTQWTGQAYINLGLKLSDQVAEMYSGLGVSALANAAGVLSSNVSQIGNDVVSNSQNITQLRNALTQTDANVASKADQTAMNSLTGRVEKTESGLTAANANITSLKSAVRAGNASGGDLIPNPTFDPAYDQMGFSVVATTAEEVPPGCPYGYAARIASRDHHPNFAAFPATLNDVIEISALVACGAGTANFNLYVGTAVRPDTSTGAPLMAGGGKSPSATWQRTTWRFKVTQAMVDRGYIRPFLQISQNSPYGTVWFVTDWHMRNVTAAQKVQDTADATAAAVDSLTTTVTQQGNLLTSTGNRTTQLENGLATTNAAVAKKADATAVQDLTNTVTQLGNDLTAANSAITKLTGNLANTDKALAQKADATALATLDTKVTQQGKTLESQSNSLTNLSNSLSQVAADIDASGQIPGNLVVNPSFERGLDGYTGRSTATSVVEVSVPHSGTRALKVDPGNVTPGQYIPFVQGRTYEIGVWVKEPGATTDNGAGNNKLRIGNSAGQPVFERPYNSGTVGTNWTLISGRWKATETASLPVTLSNYLISGSRYFDDFYVTDVTDRVDIDATAGAVTGLTSRVSTAEGAITSQSQQLTNLQNSLNTTNSNVSKKADATALTSVDNRVTEAEGKLTTQSQQLTNLANVLTATRNAGDNLIPNFDFLQGSTAWDIQYPAGVTFGDFGDGKAGVRLNRTTTTSPGIFSNNNKPVPLNGQRKYRVVVKAKGVSGAMSLLIRRQNKIGQTDSTYEDKTVTLTTDWQTITWETGLTAAGADGQNFKLYSHPTNGEIWLDSVRVFDITDETNIKATSDAVSSLTGTVTNQGNTLTSQGQSITALNNALEGVKGDVAKKADASAVSSLTNRVTHTEKDIRSQADSLTSLNTSLKQQATRGANVLPDGSFESYAVGDVLSNARAVITSEAAHSGTKSLRVTRSTEYNPNATDNNDTHIFSGMQVRDNAVYYVEAWVKLPAGSTADPTVYMVLGFSFQDSANGWSWPGLNVKVSELSVDNWTKVSGYLTNNRTALKQAMVRISIPNTPKVRLGDAFLIDDLIITDVTDAKAALDAADANAQALSSLSASVTKNGKNITSQGSAITKLQSDVTQLGKDISGKADASALTNLTTRVTATEGGLKSQGDSLTSLQNSLNTTNSNVAKKADATALQSLQNTVEQHGRDLTTQSSALTNLENNFSSLAVGGTNLIRNADTLEGWSSRHATETYLGDRVAYTRLAKGASGYTQLDEQTLDVTGRTEFVFSFYAKGAYDGQEMASYFYNPSNTTTTETSQGVKGGAGDGKAVTKLTTAWARYWVKWVIPATSGTKRLIAARLESATSADKEVWLCRPQLETGTVMTDWSPSPDDAASGITANTSAINSLTSRVTNAEGQLTAQSQSITNLQNSLNTTNNNVAQKASAQSVSDLTSRVTSAEGKITSQGQAITKLQGDLSSTTDKVNTKADQTALNALTGRVEKTEAGLTAANSNIVSLTAAVNAGNAAGDDYIPNPSFDPAYDRMGYDVVETTAAGVPADCPFRYAVRLAGRDHVPKINNIAVTPGDVYEMSALVACGTGSADFNFYIGRATTATGGIGARASGGNTKTTTAWKRATWRFTVPADTNFLRPFLQVNQSSPFGTVWYAADWHMRNVTAANSAQKTADATAKAVDSLTTTVSQQGDTLSSIGTRTTSLENSLRSTNDTVSKKADTTAVTQLQGTVTQQGNDIAAANSALTKLSSDLATTNANVNKKADASAMNTLQNQVTEQGKTLSAQGDSLTQLSNSLSQTAADIDASGKMPGNLIVNGSFERGAAGFTGWSSTATVADLQVPHSGNKALKMSAGQSNLVGQEISITQGRTYRMGVWAKQDPGTTIKDAGNTKFRVADSTGLLVGSNYGPFSSGWQLVTFDWKATKTTTASFQLTTFLSAGAMYFDDFHVLDVTDEKDIAANAGAISQMNTRVTAAEGAITTQAQQLTKLSGDLAVTNAAVSKKAEQSAVTGLTTRMTSAEGKLDSQSQQLTSLQNSLTTMNTELGKKADTSAVSSLTGRVSQVENTITSQSQSITSLTSTINTIRTQGANPWVDGTFESYSDGQVLGGNGTAVVVASQKFTGNKSLKVSRGANNNGNSDKQLGSWQSVREDAKFRFEFWAMMPADQAPSSGWTTLVGIQSQNAAGQNAWQAAVTVSEASLGARDKWVKFTGIASNNGAGRTRAVVWISTRGATGNGTPGYSLYIDDLVITDVTDAKAAQDASDATASAVSGLTARVTDAEGKITAQAQQQTALATKVDNANSRVDNMAKTLSDSQSTQASLNTSLQSQIDAQAAANIKNQTTLDNTIKSVASITSTQQTHATALEALATQQTTLTSSVGDLSASVQNTAKTVADVNGTVSSLWSMKVETVNGKNVGAGITLGSNGETSDMILYADRFSLFNRNNATAVPVMIAEGNELYIDTARIKNSSLTSTKIADGSITNAKIGNEIRSNNFVDGSQGWRIAKDGSSQFNNVIVRGRVEANSGVFRGTVQADAFIGDIAVAKGYDSLTFRRNQTVQRNGAYQNRGYSMTVVLACTLVCQTYGTGSGLGYTSDITFNIGGQEVTRRIFVDAGNITAGTTAFELRFAARLDADYNNVGFFIKATGRNAAIDYTCTVENITATAFRTDSSSFS
- a CDS encoding tail assembly protein, whose amino-acid sequence is MKEVMTKIELGGILGKTFGKYHQRLVSNSSEAVRALCCTLEGFEKFLNKSKEKGITFAVFKGKKNIGERDLSFPLTGEVLRIIPVVIGSKKAGVLQTIMGAALVAVGVIVGYVSGWTGVGWAVGSKMAMMGGAMMLGGVVQMLSPQPAGLARKESADNKASYAFGGVTNTASQGYPVPLLYGRRRIGGAIISAGIYVEDQQ